One genomic region from Sphingobacterium sp. UGAL515B_05 encodes:
- the rsmA gene encoding 16S rRNA (adenine(1518)-N(6)/adenine(1519)-N(6))-dimethyltransferase RsmA, producing MSTVRAKKHLGQHFLNDKNAAQKIVEALDPKLGFSQVLEVGPGMGVLSDFLLQKEEYETYLIDVDDESIAYLDDKYPQLGKRLIHGDFLNLDFSQYFGEKMAVIGNFPYNISSQILFKILDERQRVVQMTGMFQKEVAERCTAKAGSKEYGILSVFLQAYYKVEYLFTVKAGAFNPPPKVLSGVIRMTRNDREQLNCDEKLFWRVVKAGFNQRRKTLRNSLSGVVPKDKMSDNPLYELRAERLTVDDFVGLTNEIANSL from the coding sequence ATGAGCACAGTAAGAGCAAAAAAACATTTAGGACAGCATTTCTTGAACGATAAAAATGCTGCACAAAAGATTGTGGAAGCACTGGATCCTAAATTGGGTTTTAGCCAAGTGCTTGAAGTAGGTCCGGGAATGGGCGTACTTTCTGATTTTCTCCTGCAAAAGGAAGAATATGAAACCTATTTGATCGATGTGGATGACGAATCCATTGCTTATTTGGACGATAAATATCCCCAATTGGGTAAGCGATTGATCCACGGTGATTTCCTGAACCTTGACTTTTCACAGTATTTTGGTGAGAAAATGGCTGTTATTGGCAATTTCCCTTACAACATCTCCTCCCAGATTCTCTTTAAAATTTTGGATGAACGCCAACGTGTGGTTCAAATGACGGGGATGTTCCAGAAAGAAGTGGCCGAACGTTGTACAGCTAAGGCGGGCAGCAAGGAATACGGTATCTTGAGTGTCTTTTTACAGGCCTATTATAAAGTAGAATACCTTTTTACTGTAAAAGCAGGAGCTTTTAATCCACCGCCAAAAGTATTGTCGGGCGTTATCCGCATGACGCGCAATGACCGTGAACAATTGAATTGTGATGAGAAACTATTTTGGCGTGTTGTCAAAGCGGGCTTCAATCAACGCCGTAAAACCCTCCGTAACTCACTTTCTGGCGTTGTTCCCAAAGATAAAATGTCCGACAATCCATTGTACGAGCTACGCGCGGAGCGACTGACCGTGGATGATTTTGTTGGTTTAACAAACGAAATTGCAAATAGTCTTTAA
- the pdxA gene encoding 4-hydroxythreonine-4-phosphate dehydrogenase PdxA encodes MSDKLKIGITVGDINGIGLEVIIKSLVDQRMCDFFTPVVYGNTKVASFHRKAIGVNDFSFNVINDAEQAHSKRANMINCWQEDVKISLGEENEIGGKYAFLSLEKAVEDLKAGKIDALVTAPINKHNIQQEGFQFPGHTEYLQSKVGADDVLMFMVCDELRIGVVTGHIPLHEVAANITEEAILKKLALMNDSLKKDFWVEKPKIAVLGLNPHAGDHGIIGTEDDQIIRPTVEKANEQGIFCFGPYPADGFFAKGAYEKFDAVLAMYHDQGLIPFKHIAKGAGVNFTAGLPVVRTSPDHGTGYDIAGKNLASESSFVEAIFSALHIVKHRREQAELLKNPLAFRKLSKDRD; translated from the coding sequence ATGAGCGATAAATTAAAAATCGGAATTACCGTAGGCGATATTAACGGCATTGGACTTGAAGTCATAATTAAATCTTTGGTAGATCAGCGGATGTGCGATTTCTTTACGCCGGTGGTTTACGGAAATACAAAGGTTGCTTCTTTTCACCGTAAAGCGATCGGTGTAAATGATTTTAGTTTTAACGTGATCAATGATGCTGAGCAGGCACATTCCAAAAGAGCAAATATGATCAATTGCTGGCAGGAAGACGTCAAGATTTCGTTGGGTGAAGAAAACGAAATTGGCGGTAAATATGCTTTCCTTTCGTTGGAGAAAGCTGTTGAAGACCTGAAAGCTGGCAAGATTGATGCTTTAGTGACTGCCCCAATCAATAAGCATAATATTCAACAGGAGGGATTTCAATTTCCGGGCCATACGGAATACCTGCAGTCCAAAGTGGGGGCCGATGATGTCCTGATGTTTATGGTATGTGATGAATTGCGTATTGGTGTGGTAACAGGTCATATTCCACTGCATGAGGTTGCGGCTAATATTACGGAAGAGGCTATCCTTAAAAAGCTAGCGCTGATGAATGATTCCCTGAAGAAAGATTTTTGGGTTGAAAAACCTAAAATTGCTGTCTTAGGACTAAATCCACATGCTGGTGATCATGGTATTATTGGTACGGAAGATGACCAGATCATTAGACCTACGGTAGAAAAAGCAAACGAACAGGGAATCTTCTGTTTTGGCCCTTATCCGGCCGATGGATTCTTTGCTAAAGGCGCATACGAGAAATTTGATGCGGTACTGGCAATGTACCACGACCAAGGATTAATACCTTTTAAGCATATTGCCAAAGGTGCCGGTGTCAACTTTACCGCTGGTCTTCCTGTCGTACGAACTTCGCCAGATCATGGTACAGGCTATGATATTGCGGGAAAAAATCTAGCTTCTGAAAGTTCTTTTGTCGAGGCGATTTTCTCAGCTTTGCATATTGTGAAACACCGCCGTGAACAAGCGGAATTACTTAAAAATCCACTTGCTTTCCGTAAGTTATCCAAAGATAGGGATTAG
- a CDS encoding CCA tRNA nucleotidyltransferase yields the protein MYDNLQHPIFSIIKELAETTNTECYVIGGYVRDYIMKRPFKNDVDIVVGGSGIEFATLLGDRLHTKVAVYKNFGTAMLVYEGLNVEFVGARKESYRANSRKPIVEDGTLSDDQNRRDFTINAMAFSLNKADYGTLVDPFEGVKDLEQRIIRTPLDPIETFSDDPLRMMRAIRFATQLNFKIAIEAITAITDTKERIKIISKERIIDEINKIILSPKPSVGFKYLFDTGLLELIFPAMYNLHGVDIIDGKGHKDNFYHTLEVLDNVCELSDDLWLRWAAIMHDIAKPATKRFDKKLGWTFHGHEDRGARMVPKLFAELKLPLHEKMKFVQKLVQLHLRPIVLAQDIVTDSAVRRLLFEAGDDIEALMMLCHADVTTKNEFKKKKYRQNFELVKQKLKDVEERDKVRNWQPPISGEDIMILFGLAPGRTVGQLKNLIREAILEGEIPNSRIEAYQFLVKKAGEMNLTIKQEIPLEISNS from the coding sequence ATGTACGATAATTTACAACATCCAATCTTTTCAATCATTAAGGAACTCGCCGAGACAACAAATACAGAATGTTATGTCATCGGGGGGTATGTTCGCGACTATATCATGAAGCGCCCTTTTAAGAATGATGTGGATATTGTTGTCGGTGGCAGTGGTATTGAATTTGCGACTTTATTGGGAGATAGGCTGCATACCAAAGTTGCCGTATATAAGAATTTTGGCACTGCAATGCTGGTTTATGAAGGACTCAATGTGGAGTTTGTCGGTGCGCGAAAGGAATCTTATCGTGCCAATTCACGCAAGCCCATTGTTGAGGATGGAACCTTATCCGATGACCAAAATAGACGTGATTTTACAATCAACGCGATGGCATTTTCTCTGAATAAAGCGGATTATGGTACTTTAGTCGATCCATTTGAAGGCGTAAAAGACCTTGAACAACGCATTATTCGGACACCTTTGGATCCGATAGAAACATTTTCTGATGATCCATTGCGGATGATGCGTGCTATTCGTTTCGCTACGCAGTTGAATTTTAAAATTGCCATTGAGGCAATAACTGCGATTACAGATACAAAAGAGCGAATAAAAATTATTTCCAAGGAACGAATTATTGATGAAATCAATAAAATCATTCTTTCTCCAAAACCTTCAGTAGGTTTTAAATACCTGTTTGATACCGGTCTATTGGAATTGATATTTCCGGCGATGTATAATTTACATGGTGTTGATATTATTGACGGCAAAGGCCATAAGGATAATTTCTACCATACGCTGGAAGTGTTGGACAATGTCTGTGAATTATCTGATGACCTCTGGTTGCGTTGGGCTGCGATTATGCATGATATTGCTAAACCGGCAACCAAGCGTTTCGACAAAAAACTCGGTTGGACTTTTCATGGCCACGAAGACCGTGGTGCCCGTATGGTACCAAAGCTTTTTGCCGAATTGAAGCTACCGCTCCATGAGAAAATGAAATTTGTTCAAAAACTGGTACAATTACATCTTCGGCCTATCGTCTTGGCGCAGGATATCGTAACGGATTCTGCTGTACGCCGTCTATTGTTTGAGGCGGGGGATGATATTGAAGCCCTTATGATGCTATGCCATGCGGATGTGACAACAAAGAATGAGTTTAAAAAGAAGAAATATCGTCAGAATTTTGAACTTGTCAAACAAAAATTGAAAGATGTTGAAGAACGGGATAAGGTGCGCAACTGGCAACCACCGATCAGTGGAGAAGATATTATGATCCTATTTGGCTTAGCGCCGGGACGTACCGTTGGGCAGTTGAAAAATTTGATTCGCGAGGCTATTCTGGAAGGCGAGATTCCAAACTCCCGAATAGAAGCATATCAATTCTTGGTGAAAAAAGCAGGCGAAATGAACCTGACGATCAAACAAGAAATCCCATTGGAAATTTCCAATTCTTAA
- a CDS encoding IS1096 element passenger TnpR family protein → MAIYRFRVTFEDYEDVYREIDMPSKSTFIDLHEEIHKSTGYAADASSSFYVSNDQWKKGTEIAFKPTQRKKDAEVLLMENIRLSKFIDDPHQKFYYVYNFDRPYDFQVELIKILKEEDGKDYPALFKSIGQVPKTMTAANFPVSDAVEEDDYVEEDDTQYGVDDDDELDGFDSDDEEEGEEGEEREESNGYEDEY, encoded by the coding sequence ATGGCAATTTATAGATTTAGAGTTACTTTTGAAGATTATGAAGATGTATATCGTGAAATCGACATGCCTTCAAAAAGTACATTTATAGACCTACATGAAGAAATCCATAAATCAACAGGATATGCTGCAGATGCATCTTCCTCTTTCTATGTGAGTAATGATCAATGGAAAAAGGGAACAGAGATTGCATTTAAGCCTACGCAACGTAAAAAGGACGCAGAGGTATTGTTGATGGAGAATATCCGATTGAGCAAGTTTATCGATGATCCACATCAGAAATTTTACTACGTCTATAATTTTGATCGTCCTTATGATTTTCAGGTTGAACTGATTAAGATCTTGAAAGAAGAGGATGGAAAGGATTATCCTGCATTATTTAAGTCCATCGGCCAGGTTCCTAAGACCATGACAGCTGCTAATTTCCCCGTATCAGATGCAGTTGAAGAGGATGACTATGTAGAGGAAGACGATACGCAATATGGCGTAGATGATGATGACGAATTAGACGGCTTCGACAGTGACGATGAAGAAGAGGGCGAAGAAGGTGAAGAGCGTGAAGAATCGAACGGTTACGAGGACGAATATTAA
- the miaA gene encoding tRNA (adenosine(37)-N6)-dimethylallyltransferase MiaA has translation MANKKTLIAIVGPTAVGKTTMAISLAQYFKTAIISADSRQFYQEMSIGTAKPDPAELAAAPHYFINSHSITQDYSAGDFEREALLKLEELFQLHDVVIMVGGSGLFVRALCEGLDDLPKAGDEVRERLNHELAVLGLEALKDRLKSIDPAYFETADIDNPQRVVRALEVFEATGKPMSFYHKKDVEKRPFDVLTIGLNMDRADLYERINLRVDLMMTNGLLDEVKALLPFRTKPALLTVGYAELFDYLDGKQSLEDAIAKIKQNSRRYAKRQITWFKKYGYTHWFQSQETAAIIDFIQKELTGEHS, from the coding sequence ATGGCAAATAAAAAAACATTGATAGCCATTGTGGGGCCAACAGCTGTTGGTAAGACCACAATGGCTATTTCATTGGCACAATATTTTAAAACAGCAATAATTTCTGCTGATTCTCGTCAGTTCTATCAGGAAATGTCTATTGGTACGGCTAAACCAGATCCAGCGGAACTTGCTGCTGCACCTCATTATTTCATTAATTCACACTCCATAACGCAGGATTATTCAGCAGGAGATTTTGAACGTGAGGCCTTACTGAAACTGGAAGAACTATTTCAATTGCACGACGTGGTAATCATGGTAGGTGGATCGGGCTTGTTTGTACGGGCCCTCTGCGAAGGATTGGATGACTTGCCCAAGGCGGGGGATGAAGTGCGTGAGCGACTTAATCATGAACTTGCAGTATTGGGATTGGAGGCCTTAAAAGATCGATTGAAAAGCATTGACCCGGCATATTTTGAAACTGCAGACATCGATAATCCGCAACGTGTCGTCCGGGCGCTTGAAGTTTTTGAGGCGACAGGTAAACCCATGTCATTTTACCATAAGAAAGATGTCGAGAAAAGGCCTTTTGATGTCCTTACCATTGGCTTGAATATGGATCGGGCTGACTTGTATGAAAGGATCAATTTACGTGTAGATTTGATGATGACAAATGGCTTACTGGACGAAGTGAAAGCTTTACTTCCTTTCAGAACGAAGCCCGCATTGCTCACTGTTGGTTACGCCGAGTTGTTTGATTATCTCGATGGCAAGCAGTCTTTGGAGGACGCAATAGCGAAAATCAAGCAAAATTCGAGGCGTTATGCCAAGCGACAGATTACATGGTTTAAAAAATATGGTTATACGCACTGGTTTCAATCCCAGGAGACAGCCGCAATAATTGATTTTATTCAAAAGGAGCTGACAGGAGAGCATTCCTAA
- a CDS encoding branched-chain amino acid aminotransferase — protein sequence MNATENYSIRVEPTQNSRLSQVDFDNLKFGKILSDHMLVANYDDGEWKDVSIVPYGDISISPSMSALHYGQAIFEGIKAYKFADGTVSIFRPDRNWERFNKSAARLQMPEVPEEIFMDGLSKLLDIDRNWIPAKEGSSLYIRPFMFATEAALGVHPSKSYKFIIITGPVGAYYSKAISLKVETYYTRAAEGGVGFSKNAGNYALSLYPTQLANDEGYDQIMWTDASEHKYIEEAGTANLIFRIGDTIITPHGDTILHGVTRRTIMELAEKWGYKAEQRKVSIQELIDGIKAGTVTEAFAAGTAATITDISRIGFEGQDYHLPPVEGREFSNRVLNYLNDLRYGKVEDPFGWNYLVK from the coding sequence ATGAACGCGACAGAGAACTATTCAATTCGCGTAGAGCCAACTCAAAATTCAAGACTCTCGCAAGTAGATTTCGACAATCTAAAATTCGGAAAGATTTTATCCGACCACATGCTGGTCGCAAACTATGATGACGGTGAATGGAAAGATGTCAGCATCGTCCCTTACGGAGATATCAGTATTAGTCCTTCAATGTCCGCTTTACATTATGGCCAAGCGATCTTTGAAGGAATCAAAGCGTATAAATTTGCAGATGGAACAGTAAGTATCTTCCGTCCGGACAGAAACTGGGAAAGATTCAACAAATCTGCCGCACGTCTTCAAATGCCGGAGGTACCTGAGGAGATTTTCATGGATGGCCTAAGCAAACTATTGGACATCGACCGTAACTGGATCCCGGCAAAAGAAGGTTCATCATTGTACATCCGTCCTTTTATGTTCGCAACAGAAGCAGCATTAGGTGTACACCCTTCAAAGTCATACAAATTTATCATTATCACTGGCCCTGTAGGCGCATATTACAGCAAAGCAATCAGCTTAAAAGTTGAGACCTACTATACGCGTGCAGCAGAAGGTGGTGTTGGTTTTTCTAAAAATGCAGGTAACTATGCATTATCGCTTTACCCTACACAATTGGCCAATGACGAAGGTTATGACCAAATTATGTGGACAGATGCTTCCGAGCATAAATATATTGAAGAAGCAGGTACGGCAAACCTTATCTTCCGCATTGGAGATACGATTATTACACCACATGGTGATACAATCTTACACGGTGTAACACGCCGTACAATTATGGAATTGGCGGAGAAATGGGGTTATAAAGCCGAGCAGAGAAAGGTATCTATTCAAGAACTAATTGACGGTATTAAAGCCGGTACAGTAACTGAAGCTTTCGCAGCTGGTACTGCAGCCACAATTACGGATATCAGCCGTATCGGTTTCGAAGGACAAGATTACCACTTGCCACCAGTAGAGGGCCGCGAGTTTTCAAATCGTGTTTTGAATTACCTCAACGACTTGCGCTATGGCAAAGTAGAAGATCCATTTGGATGGAACTATTTAGTGAAGTAA
- a CDS encoding GH3 auxin-responsive promoter family protein gives MALLNSIFTWFMKKRIHQIELFMKYPHDVQEEWFQSLIATAEATEWGKKYDYTSILTPEIFKERVPIQDYDDIKGYVDRMIKGEQNILWPSDIKWFAKSSGTTSDRSKFIPVSEEALEECHFQGGKDMLTIYCHNRPENRVFTGKSVVIGGSSQINNFSPDSYYGDLSSILIRNLPFWAEFKRTPNMEVTLNPNFEEKIEQIAQITLKENVTSLAGVPTWNIVMAKRILEITGKDNLLEVWPNLEFYGHGGVSFKPYREQFQQLIPSDNMYYLENYNASEGYFGLQDQSDSEDLLLMLDYGIYYEFLPTERMHEENPSTLRLDQVELGKNYALIISTNAGLWRYKIGDTIKFTSLSPYRFQISGRTKQYINTFGEEVIVDNAEQALAEASKLTQARIKDYTAGPVYFKDAEAGAHEWVIEFEQQPNDFKRFCEILDAKLREINSDYDAKRFKNMALRPPIVHNAPEDTFYKWMKSRGKLGGQNKVPRLSNSREYLDPLLKILAE, from the coding sequence ATGGCCTTATTAAACTCCATTTTTACTTGGTTCATGAAAAAAAGAATTCACCAGATTGAACTTTTCATGAAATACCCACACGATGTACAAGAAGAATGGTTTCAGAGTTTAATTGCCACTGCTGAAGCTACGGAATGGGGAAAAAAATACGATTATACAAGTATATTAACGCCCGAAATCTTCAAAGAACGCGTCCCTATACAGGACTATGATGATATCAAGGGCTACGTTGATCGTATGATAAAAGGCGAACAGAATATCCTGTGGCCTTCTGATATCAAATGGTTTGCCAAGTCCTCAGGTACCACATCTGATCGTAGCAAATTTATTCCCGTTAGTGAGGAAGCGCTCGAAGAGTGTCACTTCCAGGGCGGTAAAGATATGCTTACAATTTATTGTCATAATAGACCCGAAAATCGCGTATTTACGGGAAAATCTGTTGTTATTGGTGGTTCTTCCCAAATCAACAATTTCAGTCCGGATTCCTACTACGGCGATCTTTCATCAATCCTCATCCGTAACCTTCCTTTCTGGGCAGAATTTAAGCGAACGCCCAATATGGAGGTTACTTTAAATCCAAACTTTGAAGAGAAAATTGAGCAGATTGCGCAAATTACACTCAAAGAAAACGTAACGAGCCTAGCTGGCGTACCGACCTGGAATATTGTTATGGCCAAGCGTATTCTTGAGATTACAGGCAAAGATAACCTCCTTGAGGTCTGGCCAAACCTAGAGTTTTATGGACATGGTGGTGTGAGTTTTAAACCTTACCGCGAGCAATTCCAACAATTGATCCCTTCGGACAACATGTATTATCTAGAGAATTACAATGCCTCAGAAGGATATTTTGGTTTACAAGATCAATCTGACTCGGAAGATCTTCTGCTTATGCTAGATTATGGTATTTATTACGAATTCTTACCTACTGAACGAATGCATGAAGAAAATCCGTCAACCTTACGTTTGGATCAGGTGGAGCTTGGCAAAAACTACGCATTGATTATCTCTACCAACGCAGGTTTATGGCGATATAAAATCGGTGATACCATAAAATTTACGTCATTATCTCCTTATCGTTTTCAGATCTCCGGACGGACCAAACAATACATTAACACCTTTGGTGAAGAGGTTATTGTTGACAATGCCGAACAGGCATTGGCCGAAGCGAGCAAATTAACACAGGCACGCATAAAAGATTATACGGCAGGGCCGGTATATTTTAAAGATGCTGAAGCCGGGGCACATGAATGGGTAATAGAATTTGAACAACAACCCAACGATTTTAAACGCTTCTGTGAAATATTGGATGCAAAACTCCGTGAAATCAATTCGGATTATGACGCCAAACGTTTTAAGAATATGGCGCTCCGACCACCTATTGTACACAATGCGCCCGAAGATACGTTTTATAAATGGATGAAATCAAGGGGTAAACTTGGGGGACAAAATAAGGTTCCAAGATTGAGCAATAGCCGCGAATATCTCGACCCGCTCTTGAAAATACTCGCCGAATAA
- the lptB gene encoding LPS export ABC transporter ATP-binding protein, whose protein sequence is MILKAEHLIKKYKQRTVVNNVSFHVEQGEIVGLLGPNGAGKTTSFYMIVGLIKPNEGKVFLDDQEITQDAMYQRAQRGIGYLAQEASVFRKLSVENNILAVLEIHYPNKEERLAKLEELLTEFSLHRVRKNRGDLLSGGERRRTEIARALAANPSFILLDEPFAGVDPIAVEEIQTIVAKLKTRNIGILITDHNVQETLSITDRAYLLTEGKIMLTGTPEEIADNELARKFYLGRHFELRRKKF, encoded by the coding sequence ATGATTTTAAAGGCAGAACATCTCATAAAAAAATATAAGCAGCGTACCGTTGTCAACAATGTTTCCTTCCATGTGGAACAAGGAGAGATTGTCGGGTTATTGGGTCCTAATGGGGCGGGAAAAACGACCTCTTTCTACATGATCGTTGGTCTAATCAAACCCAATGAAGGCAAGGTATTCCTCGACGATCAGGAGATTACACAAGATGCGATGTACCAACGTGCCCAACGTGGTATCGGTTACCTCGCTCAGGAAGCATCGGTCTTTCGGAAGCTCTCCGTAGAAAACAACATCCTGGCTGTATTAGAAATCCACTATCCGAATAAAGAAGAACGTTTGGCAAAACTGGAAGAACTACTCACAGAATTCAGCCTGCACCGTGTCCGCAAAAACAGGGGTGATTTGTTATCCGGCGGTGAGCGTCGACGTACCGAAATTGCGCGAGCATTAGCTGCAAATCCATCTTTTATACTTTTGGATGAACCTTTTGCAGGGGTTGACCCAATCGCCGTAGAAGAAATTCAGACGATCGTAGCCAAGCTCAAAACCCGTAATATCGGCATCTTAATTACCGACCACAACGTACAGGAAACCCTATCTATTACGGACAGGGCCTACCTCCTGACCGAAGGAAAGATTATGCTGACGGGTACACCTGAGGAAATTGCAGATAATGAGCTTGCCCGTAAATTTTATCTCGGTCGACATTTTGAATTAAGAAGGAAAAAATTTTAA
- the recJ gene encoding single-stranded-DNA-specific exonuclease RecJ: protein MQKRWVLKSKTDVKITNKLREELNINTVLAELLVSRGIETFDESKQFFRPQLSDLHDPFLMRDMEKAITRIIQAIGNKEKILIYGDYDVDGTTAVAVVYSFFREFHSQLEFYIPDRYAEGYGISTQGIDYATANGFSLIIALDCGIKAVDKIDYANSKGIDFIIGDHHLPGEELPKAYAVLDPKRADCEYPYKELSGCGIGFKIIQAFILTNGMDINTCYQFLDLVAVSIASDIVPITGENRILSHFGLIKLNTNPCVGLKALIDLSNNRTKIFTVNDIVFQIGPRINAAGRIDHAKDAVKLLISKSLQEAKDFSSSIDDQNNVRKDFDLKITEEALALIEDNALLKSRKSTVLYKADWHKGVIGIVASRLTEKYYRPTIILTETNGHIAGSCRSVLGFDLYEALSECADLLEQFGGHKYAAGLTMSLDNVTLFQDRFEEVVSRRISPEMLTQEILIDAKLALKDIDAKFFRILQQFEPFGPQNESPIFLSKKVNAVGQAFIVGTNHLKMTVVQEDSPSFDCIGFGLAEHITHINSGQSFDICYSIEENVWRNKRNLQLNIKGIKY from the coding sequence ATGCAAAAAAGGTGGGTACTAAAATCTAAAACTGATGTCAAAATAACCAACAAACTGCGCGAGGAATTAAACATCAACACTGTATTGGCAGAGTTGCTCGTGAGCAGGGGAATTGAGACTTTTGACGAATCAAAGCAGTTTTTTAGACCTCAATTATCGGATTTGCACGATCCATTTTTGATGCGGGACATGGAGAAAGCCATCACCCGTATTATCCAAGCCATCGGCAACAAAGAAAAAATTCTGATCTATGGAGACTATGATGTGGACGGTACCACAGCGGTAGCTGTTGTTTACAGTTTTTTCAGGGAATTTCATAGCCAGCTGGAGTTTTATATACCAGACCGCTATGCCGAAGGTTATGGCATCTCTACACAAGGCATCGACTATGCCACAGCAAATGGTTTCAGCTTAATTATTGCATTGGACTGCGGTATCAAGGCAGTCGATAAAATAGATTACGCAAATAGCAAAGGAATTGATTTTATCATTGGCGATCACCACCTTCCCGGTGAAGAACTTCCCAAAGCCTATGCCGTATTAGATCCCAAGCGAGCAGACTGTGAATATCCCTATAAAGAACTTTCAGGTTGTGGAATTGGCTTTAAGATCATTCAGGCTTTTATATTGACCAATGGCATGGATATCAATACCTGCTATCAGTTTTTGGATCTTGTGGCCGTGAGTATCGCTTCGGACATTGTTCCGATTACCGGTGAAAATAGAATACTCAGCCACTTTGGCCTTATTAAACTTAATACGAATCCCTGCGTCGGATTAAAGGCACTGATTGACTTATCAAATAATCGAACGAAGATCTTTACAGTTAACGACATTGTGTTCCAGATCGGCCCACGCATTAATGCCGCCGGCAGAATAGACCATGCCAAAGACGCCGTCAAGCTTTTGATTTCCAAATCGCTACAGGAAGCCAAAGACTTCAGTTCGAGCATAGACGATCAAAACAATGTCCGTAAAGACTTTGATCTCAAAATAACAGAAGAAGCGCTGGCACTCATTGAGGACAATGCCCTACTTAAAAGCCGCAAATCCACGGTATTGTATAAAGCCGACTGGCACAAAGGTGTCATTGGTATTGTAGCTTCGCGCCTGACCGAAAAATATTACCGTCCAACGATTATATTGACCGAAACAAATGGTCATATTGCAGGTTCCTGCCGTTCGGTACTGGGTTTTGACTTGTATGAAGCCTTAAGCGAATGCGCCGATCTATTGGAGCAATTTGGTGGTCATAAATATGCTGCCGGACTAACGATGTCCTTAGATAATGTCACCCTATTCCAAGATCGTTTTGAGGAAGTGGTATCGCGACGTATCAGTCCTGAAATGCTGACCCAAGAAATTTTGATCGATGCTAAACTAGCCTTGAAAGATATCGACGCTAAGTTCTTTCGTATTCTCCAGCAGTTTGAACCTTTCGGCCCCCAAAATGAATCTCCTATTTTCCTCAGTAAAAAGGTAAATGCAGTAGGACAAGCTTTTATTGTGGGCACCAATCACCTCAAGATGACCGTTGTTCAAGAAGACTCGCCTTCATTTGACTGTATCGGTTTTGGACTGGCAGAACATATCACACATATCAATTCTGGGCAAAGTTTCGACATCTGTTACAGCATTGAAGAGAATGTGTGGCGCAACAAAAGAAACTTACAACTAAACATCAAAGGGATTAAGTATTAG
- a CDS encoding MBL fold metallo-hydrolase: MVQAYSLYEGSFSVDKSRKFIPFDPLLDDPKDRPGAMFIHVHPFLIQTNAGLVLCDTGLGYTDDSAVLQLHHNIRKAGFRPEDVKYVLMSHLHKDHAGGMVTFENGTGRIAFPEAEYIVQRGEWEDAYSGISSSYRTEIFDVIQRSGNLVLVEGEGKINDEISYALNGGHTAHHQAFHIQTDDQHYFFGGDVLPEPEEIFHNYVAKYDFDGRRSKALRQEYWAEGAPAGWIFLFYHSKNITIGRSQIREDGTYKLVDAKL; encoded by the coding sequence ATGGTGCAGGCTTATTCTTTATATGAAGGTTCTTTTTCCGTAGACAAGAGTAGAAAATTTATTCCCTTTGACCCACTTCTAGACGACCCTAAGGACCGACCGGGGGCGATGTTTATCCATGTCCATCCCTTCTTGATCCAAACGAATGCCGGACTTGTTCTCTGTGATACCGGTCTTGGCTATACCGATGACAGTGCTGTGCTACAGCTGCATCATAATATCCGTAAGGCTGGCTTTAGACCCGAAGATGTAAAATATGTACTGATGTCCCACCTTCATAAGGATCATGCCGGTGGGATGGTCACATTTGAAAACGGAACTGGACGTATCGCATTTCCTGAAGCCGAATATATTGTTCAACGTGGCGAATGGGAAGACGCCTATTCAGGCATCTCCAGTTCATACAGGACCGAGATTTTTGATGTGATTCAACGCAGTGGAAATTTGGTACTGGTGGAAGGTGAAGGAAAAATAAATGATGAAATCAGCTATGCGCTCAATGGTGGACATACCGCACACCATCAGGCATTTCATATTCAAACGGATGATCAGCACTATTTCTTTGGCGGAGATGTATTACCTGAGCCTGAAGAAATTTTCCATAATTATGTTGCCAAATATGATTTCGATGGTCGGCGCTCCAAAGCCTTGCGTCAGGAGTATTGGGCAGAAGGCGCGCCAGCAGGCTGGATTTTTTTGTTTTATCATTCTAAGAATATAACCATTGGCCGTAGTCAGATCCGGGAAGATGGGACCTACAAGCTAGTTGACGCAAAGTTATAA